Proteins from one Triticum aestivum cultivar Chinese Spring chromosome 7A, IWGSC CS RefSeq v2.1, whole genome shotgun sequence genomic window:
- the LOC123150378 gene encoding hydroxycinnamoyltransferase 4, with translation MAMVEVLSSELVVPAEPTPGGSIWLSNLDLAGRRGYTPTVYFFRPNGDPGFFAADAMKDSLARALVAFYPLAGRLGLDATGRVQVDCTAEGVVFVTARSEHYALEELMNEFVPCGEMRDLLVPPTPAPNPPCALLFVQITRLRCGGLVLGQAMHHSIVDARGAAHFFETWASISRGAGAPTVPPCFDHTLLAARPPQSRAVLYDHPEYKPEPEPVDPVSASTYASAIVTMSKGQVGALKARCLGASTFRAVVALVWQCVCRARALPPSAETRLYSMVDMRARLDPQLPAGYFGNAVIRTSVSATVEEVVSSPLVHAARLARAATSQGGDHARSLVDYLEGVDTMNLPRSGISRAHLRAISWMGMSLSDADFGWGAPAFMGPALMYYSGFVYVMNAPGKDGALALVLSLEPESMPAFREVFADELARLEL, from the coding sequence ATGGCGATGGTGGAGGTGCTCTCGTCGGAGCTGGTCGTCCCGGCCGAGCCGACGCCGGGGGGCAGCATCTGGCTCTCCAACCTCGACCTCGCCGGGAGGAGAGGCTACACCCCCACCGTCTACTTCTTCCGCCCCAACGGCGACCCGGGCTTCTTCGCCGCCGACGCCATGAAGGACAGCCTCGCCAGGGCGCTCGTCGCTTTCTACCCGCTCGCCGGCCGCCTGGGCCTCGACGCCACCGGCCGCGTCCAGGTGGACTGCACCGCCGAGGGCGTGGTATTCGTCACCGCCCGCTCCGAGCACTACGCGCTCGAGGAGCTGATGAACGAGTTCGTGCCCTGCGGCGAGATGCGGGACCTGCTCGTCCCGCCCACGCCGGCGCCCAACCCGCCCTGCGCGCTGCTCTTCGTGCAGATCACGCGCCTCCGCTGCGGCGGCCTGGTGCTCGGCCAGGCCATGCACCACTCGATCGTCGACGCGCGCGGCGCCGCGCACTTCTTCGAGACCTGGGCGAGCATCTCCCGCGGCGCAGGCGCGCCCACCGTGCCGCCGTGCTTCGACCACACGCTGCTCGCCGCGCGCCCGCCGCAGTCGCGCGCGGTGCTGTACGACCACCCGGAGTacaagccggagccggagccggtgGACCCCGTGTCGGCCTCCACGTACGCGAGCGCCATCGTCACGATGAGCAAGGGCCAGGTGGGCGCGCTCAAGGCGCGGTGCCTCGGCGCATCCACGTTCCGCGCCGTGGTGGCCCTGGTGTGGCAGTGCGTGTGCCGCGCCCGCGCGCTCCCTCCGTCGGCCGAGACGCGGCTCTACTCCATGGTGGACATGCGCGCGCGCCTGGACCCGCAGCTCCCGGCGGGGTACTTCGGCAACGCGGTGATCCGCACGTCGGTGTCGGCCACCGTGGAGGAGGTGGTGTCGAGCCCGCTGGTCCACGCCGCGAGGCtggcgcgcgcggcgacgagcCAGGGCGGCGACCACGCGAGGTCGCTGGTGGACTACCTGGAAGGGGTGGACACGATGAACCTGCCCCGCAGCGGCATCTCGCGCGCGCACCTCCGCGCCATCAGCTGGATGGGCATGTCGCTCTCCGACGCCGACTTCGGGTGGGGCGCGCCGGCGTTCATGGGGCCGGCCCTCATGTACTACAGCGGCTTCGTGTACGTGATGAACGCGCCCGGCAAGGACGGCGCCCTCGCGCTCGTGCTGTCGCTGGAGCCCGAGAGCATGCCGGCGTTCAGGGAGGTGTTCGCCGACGAGCTGGCCCGCCTCGAGCTGTGA